The nucleotide window ACATCACCTGGCTATAATGAAGCAAGTGTGCGCCACGGAACGTGCGATTGAAGTTACCGAATCCCTGACCTGTCCAGATGGTGCCACTGGATTTTTCCTGATCTATCGGTTTCCGATCCGCTCTGAGTTTCAGTTGCTGGTGGGCGGCGTTGCCATTGATATTACAACCTTGAAAAAGGCCGAAGTGGCCCTCAAGGAAAGTGAAACCCGCTATCGAACCCTGGTGGATGCTTCAGCTCAGGTTGTGGTGTCAATCAATATCAAGGGTCATCTGGTGGGGAATCAATCGGCCTGGGCCGCCCTGACTGGTCAACCCATCGCAGATCTGGCTGACAAGGGGTGGATCTATGGGTTTCATCCTGACCACCGACCCATCATTTCGCAACTACTGGAGACCACCATTCAAACCCGTACCTCTGCCCAGGGAGAATTTTTGATTCAAACTGGTGGCAACGGGTATCGCCTGTTTTCACTGCGGAGTGTCCCAAACGTGGATGATGATGGCTCGATTACTGAACTCGTCACCGCCTTTACGGATATCACTGAACTCAAAGAAGCGGAGGAGAAGTTCCGCCAGAAAGAATTGCAATTCTTGCAGGCCCAAAAAATGGAGGCGATTGGCCGGTTAGCCAGTGGTGTTGCCCACGACTTTAATAACCTTCTGACGGTTATTGGTGGGTACACCGAACTTGCCCTGCGGCGAACCCATCCACAAGATCCGATCTACCGATTTTTTGTTGAAGTCCAAAAAGCCAGTGAAAGTGCTGGTTCCCTCACTCGTCAGTTGCTGGCATTTAGCCGCAAACAGGTGCTTCAGTCAAAAATTCTGGATTTAAACAAAGTCATTGCCAATCTGGAAAAAATGCTGCGGCGGTTGATTGGTGAGGATATCTTCCTGGAAGTCACCCTTTCCACCGATCTGCGGCCAGTGCAGGCCGACCCTGGCCAACTCGAACAGGTTCTGCTCAATCTGGCCGTCAATGCCCGTGACGCCATGCCGAAGGGCGGAAAACTGGAACTCAAAACCCAGAATGCCACCGCTGAAAAAGAGGGCGTGTTTGAATTTTCCGTGCCACCAGGTGAGTTTGTCAGCATCACGATGACTGACACCGGCACCGGAATTGCCCCTGATGTGTTGAGTCAGATTTTTGAACCCTTTTATACCACCAAAGAAGATGGAAAGGGCACCGGGCTTGGACTTTCCACGGTCTATGGCATTGTTCGTCAATCAGACGGCCATATTTTTGTCACCAGTGAGGTTGGAAAAGGCAGTCGCTTTTGGATTTTCCTTCCGGCTGCGGCGTTTGATATTGCTTCAACCCGTGCCACCACAATTTCCGCAGGTCAATCCAGTCGTTCCGAAACGGTGCTGGTGGTTGAAGACGCCGACAATATTCGCCGCCTGACCGTCGAAATCCTGCAACTCTCAGGATTTACTGTCCTTGAAGCGGAAAATGGCCCCAGAGCACTTGAAATCATCAAGCGTTCCAAACAGCCAATCAATTTGTTGTTAACCGATGTGGTTTTGCCGACGATGAGTGGCACCGATCTGGCCCAGTTGTTACGGCGTGAATACCCGGAAATGAAAATATTGTTTATGTCCGGCTATCTCGACGTCACTCAGTATGTAGACGCCCAACGTGAGTTAAAAAGTGGTTTTATCCAAAAACCCTTTACCCCGGAAGGCTTGCTCAAAGCGATTGAAAAAGTTATGGGTGAGTAGGAGTGAGAGCGAAGTAGCGAACCAATAGCGAATAGCGAGTAGCGAGTAGCGAGTAGTCAGAAAAAGTAAGTAGCGAGTAGCGGGTAGTAAAACAAAACTCCCTGGTTGCAACACCAGGTTTGGTAAATTGAGCCTGGAGTTTCGGTGTTAGTCAAAAAGAACCCTGGATTGACTACTCACTACTCGCTACTCGCTACTCGCTATTGGTTCGCTATTCACTATCTCGCTCTTTCCCGGCTATTTCTTCTCTAAATTCATTTCAAAGAACTTGCGCCACTGTTTGCCATCCATTGAAAACTCGCCGACTTCCTGCCACTTATTCTCTTTAAAAGTAATGGTATAGCGGATGCTTCCGCCGTTGGGGCTTGGAATTCCCCATTGCCAGCTTCCATTTTCGGTTGGAACTAAAACCGTGTCTAGGGAAGCCCCATCCGCTTTATGCGGGCGGATGCGATACTGATTGGTCTGGTCATCGAATGAAAGCCAGGCCAGAGCGTGATGGATGATTTTTTCAGGACTGTTCGTCTCAGCTTTGGCTTTATGCAGTCCTTCGATAATCAAAATCATGCCATTCAGCCGGGATTGAATCGTTTCGACACTGGTAAAGGTTTGGCGTTGTGGTCCAAATTCGATCCATCCGCTTCCCGTCCAGTCTCCGACCATGCCCTCCAGCTTTTTCATGGCTGCCAGTTGGGCCGCTTGTTTATTGGCGGGTGCTTGTCCCAGAATTGAGAAATCAGTTCCGCTTATCAGCATGAACCCAATACATCCGAACAAAAGAAAAAATCGTCTGGCCATCGTGAATCTCCTTGGTAACGTGAATGTGTCAATTTCAGTCACGCTAAAAGGATTTGCTCGCGAGGCCAAACGATGATTTCTGAATGGTTGATTTTGCTGACTGAACGGGAAAAAGAGCAGCATGAAGAATGAAGAATGAAGAATGAAGAAACTGATTGGTTCTTTGTTTTTGGATGCTATTGATTTCTAAGTACAAGTCCCCATAAAAGGGGGATGGAATTTCGGTGATTCCGAATTGGCTTTCGCCCGGATGGGCGCTGGAAGCTGGTTTGATCCCGGTTTTTATGGAATTTTCAGCTTCTCTCTCACCGTTGTTCCAGCGCCCATCCGGGCGCGAACCCGTGATGGCGACTCTGTCCGGTGGCCGCGTGTCCAAAGCGACACTTGCCACCGGCTATTTTCCACCGCCCATCCGGGCGAAAACCAATGGTTCTGCCAACGAATGGTCGAATTTCATCCCCCTTTTATGGGGACTTGTACTAAGTGCTAAACACCAAATACCAATCACTATTTGGGTCTTATACCATTTTGGAATGAAGTTATCGTATTAGGGAACAGTCAAGTAATTCAATCAATTGAATTTAGTGAACTACTGACTACGATCTACTGACTACAAACTGGTATTAGAAGATATTGACCCCAAGCATCAGTCACCAGGCGTCCAGCACTAAAAAGATTTTTCATTCTCAATTCTTCACATATTGATCATGTGGCCAGCCAGACCATGGATGGCTTCTTTGACTGCTTCGCACAGGGTTGGGTGAGCGTGAACGTTGCGCGACATTTCCTCAACCGTCAGTTCCCACTGCTGTGCCAGGGTGAGTTCGGGGAGCAATTCGGTGACTTCCGGGCCGATTAAGTGACCACCCAGCAATTCACCGTGGGCTTTGTCGCTGATGAGTTTCACAAAGCCGATGGCGTCGTTTAAGCCGTGGGCTTTGGCATTGGCGGTGAATGGGAATTTGGCGACTTTGACGTCATACCCCTGTTCAATCGCCTGTTTTTCCGTGTAGCCAAAGCTGGCAACTTGCGGCTGGCAGTAAGTTGCGCGAGGCATCATCACAAAATTGAGGCCCATGGTTTCCGTTCCGGTCATGTGTTCGGCGGCAATGACCCCCATCGCTTCGGCCACGTGGGCAAGCATCAATTTGGCCGTTACATCACCAATGGCATAAATGTGCGGCACATTGGTTTGCATATAGTCACTGATTTCAATGGCCCCACGGTCGGTCAGCTTCACACCGGTTTTTTCCAGGCCATAGCCTTCAACGCGTGGTTTGAATCCAATCGCCTGCATCACTTTGTCGGCTTCGAGTACTTTCTGCTGACCTGTGCCATCGGCCACGGTGACCCGGACGTTTGAGCCAGTATCTTCAATCAGATCAACGCGAGTGCTGGTCATGATTTTGATGCCGGCGCGTTCATAATGCTTTTTGAGTTCAGCCGAAATTTCTTCATCTTCAAGCGGCACAATCCGATCCAGGAATTCGACAATCGTTACCTGGCAGCCGTAGTTGCTCAAAACGTAGGCAAATTCGACCCCAATCGCGCCCGCCCCGGCAATAATGATGCTGCCCGGAACTTTGTCTTCAAGGATTTGCTCTTCGTAGGTCACCACGCGTTCGCTCAATTTCGAACCTGGAATCAAACGGGTCGTCGCCCCAGTGGCAATAATGCAGTTCTTGAACTTGATGGTTTCGCTTTCGCCTTTGTTGAGAGCAACTTCCAGCGTGTTGGCATCCTGAAAACTTGCCCACCCGTCGTATTCGTCAATTTTGTTCTTGCGCATCAGAAAATGGACGCCTTTCACGCGTCCATCGGCGACTTTGCGACTGCGGCGAAAGGCTTCACCATAGTCAAAACTGAGCGTCCCATCCACTTTGATTCCAAACTGGTTGGCTTTGTGCTTGAGGATATGCACCAATTCAGCATTTCTGAGCAATGCCTTTGACGGAATGCAGCCGACGTTCAAACAGACTCCGCCCCAGTATTTCTTTTCGACGATGGCTGTTTTGAGGCCGAGTTGACTGGCGCGAATGGCTGCCACGTATCCGCCTGGACCCGCACCCAGCACGACCAGATCATATTCTTTGACCATTGAAAGTTCTCCTTGTGTTTGAAAGCAGATTTGTTTTCACGACTTGAAACGGGCAGAACACAATTGGAAAGTCTGCCTGGAAGGTACAAAAGCGGCGCGATTATAGCCAAGCTTGAGGCAGAATCAACACGGCTCCCAGTATCGAGCAGGTGGAATCAGTGTATGGAATTAGGCTATGCTGCGAATTGGAGCTGAAGACTTCGGGCTTGGGGCTGAAGACTTCGGGCTTTGGGTTGAAGTTTCTCTTTCTTTCCAAGCACCAAGCACCAAAAAACCACTTCGTCATTTGGAAATGCCATGGGCTTTCGGTTTCGCAAATCCATCAAAATTGCACCAGGTCTCAAGGTCAATCTCAGCACCAAAGGCATGAGTTTGACTGTTGGTGGACAGGGGGCTTCAGTCAATGTTGGCTCTGCCGGCACATTTTTGAATCTCGGTTTACCTGGCACCGGGCTGTCGTATCGGACAAAAGTATCCAGCAATCGCCGCAAGAACCCGGCGACGCCGCCACCGCCCACGCCCCTGCCACCACTACCTGGCACCCAACCTGGGTGGAGCCAGCAACCTTCACCTCCGGGCACCCAGCCGACGGTGGTTCCGGCCTCGATTGGGCTCAATACTGACTCACGAATTTGTTTTTATAATCAATATGGGCAGGTGATTCCTGATACCTGGCTTGAGCAACTGGTTTCACAGAACTGGAAGGCCGTGACTGAAATTCTGGAACGCGAAGCGGCGGCCTATAACCAGGATTCCGGATTAGACCTGCATCTGGAAACGCCTTCACCGCGCAAATCCTTTGATTTACCGGAGCTGATCCTGGCCGGCAGTGTGCCGGCGCCACCTGAGATTTTCGATTTTTCAGAACCGATTCCACTTCCGCCGGAATTAAAGACTCCGGGGTTCCTCGGCGGATTGTTGAAATCCAAACGCGACCAGATTGAAGCTGAGAATAACCGGTTGCGTGAAGCCTACGTCCAGGCCCAGCGCGAATGGGAACGCCGCCGCAATGCCCACACGACCTATAAAACCGAAGCGATGGCCGATTACCAGGACCAACTGGCCAATTACAAACGGCTCAAGGCTGATATCACCGAGCGCAATCGGGTGCGTCAGTCGGCCTTGACCAATGGCCGCGAAGGCAACCCCGAAGCAATGGAAGATTTGCTCGGAGAAGTGTTTAAGGAAATTGACTGGTTTCGGGAAACGACCGCCAGTTTTGAAGTGACACCTGATGCCCAAACCGTGTGGGTGGATGTGGATTTCCCGGAAATTGAAGACATGCCGGCCTACACCGCGACGATTGATTTCCCTGGATTTCGCCTCAACGTGCACCCACGGTCAACCTATCGCCGCCAAAAAGAATACATCCATCATATTCATTCGGTTGCCTTTCGCGTGGTTGGTGAAATTTTTTGGGCGCTTCCGAAGGTGACATCAGTCATTTTGTCGGGATATTCGCAACGCCCCAATGCCCAAACCGGAGTCATGGAAGATCAGTACCTGCTCAGCGTCCAGGTTCCACGGGTAGAGTGGATCAAGGTTGATTTTTTAAACTTGAAAAATGTGGATGTCTTCGGCTTTTTTGAACAGTTCAAATTGCGGCGCAAGTGTTCGCGGACGGCGATTGCGGCACCGATCACACCGTTTCGAACTGCCGCTGAATTGAATGACTGGATGCCAACCGATTGTATGCTGTCGCGCAAGCTTGAACTGGCCGCGTTGACCCGTGAGGAAAAAGAATCCATGGGCTGGCTTGATCGGCGTCAACTTTCAAGCCTGACGGCTGAAGAACTTGAAATCCGCCAGGTAACGGCTGAAAAGCTGTTTGGCCGCTTTGTCGCCGAACGCATCAACATCAGCCGGATTGAAAAAGGCGATAGCGAGGAAATTGTCAAAGCCATCATCGGTTCGCCGACCACAACCGAAGCTAAACTCCTGCAAGGCAAAAACCATGTGACCTGGAAATATGCCGGAAGCAAACCCAATCAGATTAAATTCACGGTGAATTTTGAAAATGGCGTGGTGGTCAGTTGGGAAGGGAAACTGCCGTTGGGTGGCTGAATCGGGGTTCGGGATTCTCTTTCAAGGGATGAGGGATGAAGGATGAGGGATGAAAAAAATCACCTTGTCACCCTGTCACCCTGTCACCCTGTCACCCTGTCACCTTGTCACCTTGTCAGTCAGTCATTTCTAATGAATACAAGTACTTTGGGTTTGCTGACATATTTGTTCATTCTCAATTCTTCATTCTTCATTCTTCAGGTCCAGGGCAACTTAAAATACCTGAGGGTATCAACCCCGTAACGATAGCCGGCCTCGATGATTTGTTCAAAGGCGGTAAATTCAAGCATTCCAAACTCACTGACTGGCGGCGCCAGATATAAATCGGCATCCCGCTGGACGGCATTGGCGACGTTGGTACTACTGAGCAGTAACGACCGGATAATTGTATCGAGGATAGTCGGTACGCCGAGGTTTTTTTCACCGTGCAGCACCCGATCTTTCAAGGCGCCCCAGGCCGAAGGAAACTGTTCGCGCTTGGGGACCAGATCTTCTTCCGGGCTCACATTGATCACAATGTTAAACCCACTCCCAAAATCGCGGACAAGGTTTCCAGGTAAGTTATTAAAGACGGCGCCGTCAACCAAAATATTTTTCCCATCAATGACCGGGACAAAGACACCAGGGAGCGAACTGCTGGCCCGCAAGGCATTGACGAGCGGCCCTTCGCGGTGAATCATAATTTCAGCCGTGGTTAAATTACTGGAAACACAAAAGAAATTGATCCAGGTGTCTTCAATTTGATGGTCTTCAAATGAAGACTGGATGGCTCTGAGGGCACGATGGCTTTTCAAAAAAGCAAACACCGGGATG belongs to Acidobacteriota bacterium and includes:
- a CDS encoding PAS domain S-box protein; the protein is MSDLISHSLKGQSQHLHPGKVDGDLFGLLFEKNPDGMLVLDQAGRVSLMNPAAEQLLGKTASELVGLPLGIPIVSDERIETEVIRPDSSPVIVEIQTVEIQWDESPALLATLRDITKHKQVERTLRATIHQQQSLAHLTTSILDALPVHLAILDEQGVIQTVNESWQAFGRMNGLHEPFGIGESYLERCDCVTDEDRDSALAVQSAIEMALAGQQVHDPIEYPCHSPTEQRWFQALVAPLPATPFAGVVVMHINITERKLAELSLKESERRFQEFMDYNPAATWITDQAGAIQYANQRFTQMFQLRNGNPVGQLIQDLFPPVQAEHHLAIMKQVCATERAIEVTESLTCPDGATGFFLIYRFPIRSEFQLLVGGVAIDITTLKKAEVALKESETRYRTLVDASAQVVVSINIKGHLVGNQSAWAALTGQPIADLADKGWIYGFHPDHRPIISQLLETTIQTRTSAQGEFLIQTGGNGYRLFSLRSVPNVDDDGSITELVTAFTDITELKEAEEKFRQKELQFLQAQKMEAIGRLASGVAHDFNNLLTVIGGYTELALRRTHPQDPIYRFFVEVQKASESAGSLTRQLLAFSRKQVLQSKILDLNKVIANLEKMLRRLIGEDIFLEVTLSTDLRPVQADPGQLEQVLLNLAVNARDAMPKGGKLELKTQNATAEKEGVFEFSVPPGEFVSITMTDTGTGIAPDVLSQIFEPFYTTKEDGKGTGLGLSTVYGIVRQSDGHIFVTSEVGKGSRFWIFLPAAAFDIASTRATTISAGQSSRSETVLVVEDADNIRRLTVEILQLSGFTVLEAENGPRALEIIKRSKQPINLLLTDVVLPTMSGTDLAQLLRREYPEMKILFMSGYLDVTQYVDAQRELKSGFIQKPFTPEGLLKAIEKVMGE
- the lpdA gene encoding dihydrolipoyl dehydrogenase, with the protein product MVKEYDLVVLGAGPGGYVAAIRASQLGLKTAIVEKKYWGGVCLNVGCIPSKALLRNAELVHILKHKANQFGIKVDGTLSFDYGEAFRRSRKVADGRVKGVHFLMRKNKIDEYDGWASFQDANTLEVALNKGESETIKFKNCIIATGATTRLIPGSKLSERVVTYEEQILEDKVPGSIIIAGAGAIGVEFAYVLSNYGCQVTIVEFLDRIVPLEDEEISAELKKHYERAGIKIMTSTRVDLIEDTGSNVRVTVADGTGQQKVLEADKVMQAIGFKPRVEGYGLEKTGVKLTDRGAIEISDYMQTNVPHIYAIGDVTAKLMLAHVAEAMGVIAAEHMTGTETMGLNFVMMPRATYCQPQVASFGYTEKQAIEQGYDVKVAKFPFTANAKAHGLNDAIGFVKLISDKAHGELLGGHLIGPEVTELLPELTLAQQWELTVEEMSRNVHAHPTLCEAVKEAIHGLAGHMINM
- a CDS encoding DUF4236 domain-containing protein codes for the protein MGFRFRKSIKIAPGLKVNLSTKGMSLTVGGQGASVNVGSAGTFLNLGLPGTGLSYRTKVSSNRRKNPATPPPPTPLPPLPGTQPGWSQQPSPPGTQPTVVPASIGLNTDSRICFYNQYGQVIPDTWLEQLVSQNWKAVTEILEREAAAYNQDSGLDLHLETPSPRKSFDLPELILAGSVPAPPEIFDFSEPIPLPPELKTPGFLGGLLKSKRDQIEAENNRLREAYVQAQREWERRRNAHTTYKTEAMADYQDQLANYKRLKADITERNRVRQSALTNGREGNPEAMEDLLGEVFKEIDWFRETTASFEVTPDAQTVWVDVDFPEIEDMPAYTATIDFPGFRLNVHPRSTYRRQKEYIHHIHSVAFRVVGEIFWALPKVTSVILSGYSQRPNAQTGVMEDQYLLSVQVPRVEWIKVDFLNLKNVDVFGFFEQFKLRRKCSRTAIAAPITPFRTAAELNDWMPTDCMLSRKLELAALTREEKESMGWLDRRQLSSLTAEELEIRQVTAEKLFGRFVAERINISRIEKGDSEEIVKAIIGSPTTTEAKLLQGKNHVTWKYAGSKPNQIKFTVNFENGVVVSWEGKLPLGG